The Geobacter sp. AOG2 genome includes a window with the following:
- a CDS encoding DUF6268 family outer membrane beta-barrel protein, whose product MRQKFCNVRATMKRISSNAFILITLLAVMLSAPTRSMAGESMAVAHELDLELGYAGRGLTYQDGRNIGSIDELATDIKYVISPQITNNLLLRLGVDWERFAFDTSQTGALPDILQHVSAVVGFDYQLADQWLMRTEVQPGVYGSLAQIGWRNVDAPLFMGAVFLKDADLQWFFGLRVDLRSQYPVFPALGVRWKFTDVWTLNFQLPKPRLEYDVNDDLQAYLGAGIKAGTFVVGEHFGDTHGIPALNHATVDYTDVRLGPGIAWKVLPTMTLEAEAGYMIYRTWDFFDKHVKLDSHPAPYFQLACHARF is encoded by the coding sequence ATGAGACAGAAATTCTGTAATGTACGGGCGACGATGAAACGTATCTCCAGCAACGCATTCATACTGATTACCTTGCTGGCAGTTATGCTATCCGCGCCAACCAGATCCATGGCCGGTGAATCGATGGCCGTTGCTCACGAACTTGATCTTGAACTGGGATATGCAGGCAGGGGGCTAACGTATCAGGATGGGCGAAATATCGGCTCCATCGACGAACTCGCCACTGACATCAAGTATGTCATCTCGCCGCAAATAACGAATAACCTGTTATTGCGGTTGGGAGTCGATTGGGAACGTTTTGCCTTCGACACCTCTCAGACCGGCGCATTGCCTGATATTTTACAGCATGTCAGTGCGGTCGTGGGCTTTGACTACCAGTTGGCCGACCAATGGCTCATGCGCACCGAAGTTCAGCCGGGCGTTTACGGCAGTTTGGCTCAAATAGGCTGGCGAAATGTCGATGCACCACTCTTTATGGGGGCTGTTTTTTTGAAAGATGCCGATTTGCAATGGTTCTTCGGCCTGCGTGTTGATCTCAGGAGCCAATACCCCGTGTTCCCTGCGCTTGGCGTCCGCTGGAAATTCACCGATGTCTGGACATTGAATTTCCAATTGCCGAAGCCCCGACTGGAATATGACGTTAACGACGATCTTCAGGCATACCTGGGTGCGGGCATCAAGGCCGGAACGTTTGTGGTCGGTGAACATTTCGGGGATACCCATGGCATTCCGGCACTCAACCATGCCACGGTTGATTACACCGACGTGCGCCTGGGTCCAGGCATCGCGTGGAAGGTTCTCCCAACCATGACTCTCGAAGCCGAAGCAGGATACATGATCTACCGCACCTGGGATTTTTTTGACAAGCACGTGAAGCTGGACAGCCATCCGGCGCCATACTTTCAACTAGCCTGTCACGCCAGGTTCTGA
- a CDS encoding GH36-type glycosyl hydrolase domain-containing protein, with amino-acid sequence MNVGILVGYYAKHDEARKALRKLARQGFSRIALVQKGMGGEVHITDPFLRRRAIGVSLAACLCGVIGRAVALHLPWTQSPPAWSILAPLAGAAIGALAALLWLGRSRCGVAPQVIRDHVRWLVSGESVLIIQAPIESLQGPVAMLRENTDIPPALFVMHPKRERRAEARGIAVKLSPAQIQEHAQRHAGEQQVAPRTRHSAELLKRLKRSRHWVRQVCADIAAASRLEQKATPAADWILDNEYILEGNVRDVLLNLPQRFYRQLPTLASDPHRGSPCIYGLAKDLISHTELRLDRENILAFIEAHQSVRLLTIGELWAIPQMLRIALIESIQSMAVTALADLRELQLADFWANRLIAANRRDANQLFGILAELAKTEPSPSPYFGAQLVGLLYDEAAALSAVQGWLERTLKTPLHDLQQHEQNRQTREQISCGNAFTSLRQLALLDWREIFEKLSLVEHVLRRDPSGIYSKMDFATRDRCRRVIEELALACNQSEVRVAERVIELAAQARHGSTPDDRASHVGAWLVGEGRAELVRLLACRERRRYRILQWIYRRHTVVYATGITAFTVLLFALIAAFVPAGRSLPLRFGLVLLLLIPVSQLAIEVVNYLVTRFLPPRTLPKMDFEEGGIPDAFRTLVVVPMMLSNAETVRAEVEKLEIRYLANKEANLLFSLFTDYTDSATPVREDDSLLLRTARECMEDLNRRHGGERFFLFHRERAWSESEQKFIGWERKRGKLEELNRLIDGTRPENAPSMVYVGDPERLADVRFIITLDSDTQLPHATARRMVETLAHPLNQPRFDGAGNIMAGSYTVIQPRVSPTLPSTSASVFSRLFADSVGIDPYTQAVSDVYQDLSGEGSYHGKGIYDVRAFSRVLSGRFPEARILSHDLIEGSHVRVGLASDIELFDEFPQGYQSYSSRAHRWVRGDWQIAGWIFPSVPLAPGGRGTNPLSLLNRWKILDNLRRSLLPAASLGLLITSWVISPRIGGIASLVIGLQLLFHPLAQPFTMATTLRGLKYFSPAKLLHDLLRAAADAALLPHQAAVTLDAIARVWYRRAVSRRNLLEWTAQATHWSASRRQPLFVASLALGSLFSAAVGWAIWRVMPASLSQAAPWLVLWFFSPLLGWLLNLRPVERHQAQPLPETDRRFLRQVARRTWHYFSAFVSADTSWLPPDNYQVSHQNSLAMRTSPTNIGLWLTSVLGAHDCGYLTINQVVEKLAATMATIHTLERHEGHLLNWYDIQTLRPLEPRYVSTVDSGNLLGALWALEQGLNELLHVPLLDGKAFTGLADTGEILKQAVTQAGIAGFCRQILEALLREWHAPPSDIVDLLRLQRRMQVNVSSVVAAAGVASWGTELQLQVSAGISNSNRYLAWIEILAEKGEEDLAPLGTAALLAIRQDLSRAPTLFDLAHDRIPSITILRAIRAGASQTGSSLDPWIDRVMGAFATSRWLAGETLGMVERLLADIRELSAGMNLGFLYDPKRKLFTIGYNVSSDQRDVSSYDLLASEARLGSFVAIARGDVPLEHWFSLGRPYGAIGRQRVLLSWTGTMFEYLMPLLFQRSYVNSLLDKAARDAVAVQVAYGRAHRVPWGISESAFADLDSNKTYQYKAFGVPALGLKRRMEEQMVVAPYATLLALNVAPAETVRNLKRLAKLGLLGEYGYYEAMDFSRQPQRETGKPSLKRGLIVEAYMAHHQGMAFLALTNFLQGDPFSRRFHSDSRVRAFEALLQERIPTLPPLQLISTRQSEPAPTTRDLVAPAGNSFTTPHTTTPKSLLLSNGRYSVMVTNSGGGYSQWGSQELTRWRSDQTRDAMGTFCYIHEADPGHLWSNTYHPVGGKPEGYSVDFALDRAVFRRVDDGIHTETEIVVSPEDDLEVRRITLVNRSPRVRRLNLTSYVELSLAPHNADRQHPAFNKLFIQTEALPEQQVLLAYRRPRSENEAPLYVAHCLTLEQTGDDGQQETAWQFETDRGRFIGRGRTLANPMGAMQELGNSQGFVLDPMLGLRRSIILKPGQRVRFCQVLAAGSSRDQVLLLMDKHSDPHAAERTMDFAWHSTQQQLQVLHIQADEARRFQQLASHLLFPNRLLRAPVARLEANRKGQEGLWPYGISGDLPLTLVTIGEARDMGLVRQMLQAHTYWRIHGLATDLVILNEEAGGYERPLQERLEQLIQVHTLSPATDRAGGIFLKGADQIQEADLTLLKTVASVVLVAARGTLPQQLGVPVEVPELLQRLARKRAPREPSTPLPFMELSYFNSLGGFTPDGREYAIYLGPNTNTPAPWVNVIAGPSFGTLISETGSGFTWFGNSQRNRLTGWSNDPVLDPASEALYIRDEESGIFWTPTAAPVREEAAYRARHGAGYTVFEHNSNGIEQELTVFVPVDEHGGEPVKLQRLRLTNASPRKRRLSVTYYAEWTLGENRETSQMHVTTTWDGEIQALLAHNRYHPEYGERVAFMAMVPPVDSYGGDRSAFIGRNRSLADPLAMELTRLSRRTGAGLDPCGALRATLELAPGEQRDITCLLGQTDSASHAQDLVLAYRADRAFEDAFDRTRAWWDSLLGTIEVQTPELAADLLINRWLQYQSLSCRIWGRSAFYQSGGAFGFRDQLQDVLAFLVARPELAREQILLAASRQFKEGDVQHWWHEPTGAGIRSRISDDLLWLPYVVARYVQATGDAAILLTEVPFLNAPLLADDQHELFSTPEVTFDRATLFEHCRRAVTHGLTVGPHGLPLIGTGDWNDGMNLVGAAGRGESVWLAWFLCDLLQGMAELSDLMEQPEQGLAYREDRYALIQRTEQTGWDGEWYLRGTFDDGSPLGSSANSEAQIDSLPQSWAWLSGAADSSRADQALESAWDHLVQQDEGLVLLFEPPFDISMPSPGYIKGYPPGVRENGGQYTHAALWMAMAMARKGDGERAVQLLRMLNPIEHARDAEAVWRYGVEPYVVAADVYRLPGRVGQGGWSWYTGSAAWMYRAWVEEVLGFQVQGDQMRVNPVIPATWPGFSLTYRHHETIYAIQVENPDGCQRGVVWVEMDGQRVADGVIPLELGLVKHRVVVRMGIPG; translated from the coding sequence GTGAACGTTGGCATTCTCGTTGGTTACTATGCAAAGCACGATGAAGCCCGGAAAGCTCTCCGGAAACTGGCACGGCAGGGCTTCAGCCGCATTGCCCTGGTACAAAAGGGGATGGGCGGGGAGGTACATATTACCGACCCCTTTCTCCGGCGCCGCGCCATCGGGGTCTCCCTGGCCGCCTGCCTGTGCGGAGTGATCGGCAGAGCTGTCGCCCTGCACCTGCCCTGGACGCAATCGCCTCCGGCCTGGAGCATCTTAGCTCCCCTGGCAGGCGCCGCAATCGGCGCCCTGGCAGCTCTCCTCTGGCTGGGACGCTCCCGGTGCGGCGTTGCTCCCCAGGTCATACGCGATCATGTCCGCTGGCTCGTGTCCGGGGAATCCGTCCTGATCATCCAGGCGCCGATCGAATCCTTGCAGGGGCCGGTGGCCATGCTGCGAGAGAACACCGATATCCCTCCGGCGCTGTTCGTCATGCATCCCAAGCGCGAGAGGCGGGCAGAGGCGCGGGGGATTGCGGTAAAGCTCTCCCCGGCACAGATTCAGGAACATGCCCAGCGCCACGCCGGCGAGCAGCAGGTGGCCCCCAGAACGCGGCATAGTGCCGAACTGCTCAAGCGTCTCAAGCGGTCCCGTCACTGGGTCCGCCAGGTCTGCGCGGACATCGCCGCAGCGAGCCGCCTGGAACAGAAGGCCACGCCGGCCGCCGACTGGATCCTCGATAACGAGTATATTCTGGAGGGAAATGTTCGTGATGTCCTGCTGAACCTGCCTCAACGCTTTTACCGGCAGTTGCCTACCCTGGCCTCCGATCCCCACCGAGGGTCGCCGTGCATCTACGGCTTGGCCAAGGATCTCATCTCCCATACGGAACTGCGCCTGGACCGGGAGAATATCCTGGCGTTCATCGAGGCCCACCAATCGGTGCGCCTCCTGACGATTGGTGAACTCTGGGCGATCCCCCAGATGTTGCGTATCGCGCTCATCGAGAGTATCCAGAGCATGGCCGTTACCGCACTGGCGGACCTGCGCGAACTCCAGTTGGCCGATTTCTGGGCAAACCGGCTGATCGCCGCCAATCGGCGCGATGCCAACCAACTCTTTGGGATCCTGGCGGAGCTTGCCAAGACGGAGCCGTCTCCCAGTCCCTATTTCGGTGCACAACTGGTCGGCCTGCTCTACGACGAGGCGGCAGCGTTGTCCGCGGTCCAAGGTTGGCTTGAGCGCACCCTGAAGACCCCCCTGCACGACCTGCAACAGCATGAGCAGAACCGGCAGACCAGGGAGCAGATATCCTGCGGCAACGCCTTTACCAGCCTTCGCCAGTTGGCCCTTCTGGACTGGCGAGAGATTTTCGAGAAGCTCAGCCTGGTGGAGCACGTGCTGCGCCGCGATCCCTCCGGGATTTACAGCAAGATGGATTTTGCAACCCGCGACCGCTGCCGTCGGGTGATTGAAGAACTCGCCCTGGCTTGCAACCAGAGTGAGGTGCGGGTGGCGGAGCGGGTCATCGAGTTGGCGGCCCAGGCACGGCACGGATCAACACCCGACGACCGAGCCAGCCACGTGGGTGCCTGGCTCGTCGGAGAGGGGAGGGCCGAGTTGGTCCGGCTGCTGGCCTGCCGCGAAAGGCGGCGTTATCGCATCCTGCAATGGATCTATCGCCGCCACACCGTTGTCTATGCCACGGGCATCACCGCCTTCACCGTCCTGTTGTTTGCCCTGATCGCCGCGTTCGTCCCGGCCGGGCGATCCCTCCCCCTTCGCTTCGGACTGGTTTTGCTTCTGCTGATTCCGGTCAGCCAGCTGGCGATCGAGGTGGTCAACTACCTGGTCACGCGCTTTCTGCCACCACGGACACTTCCCAAGATGGATTTCGAAGAGGGGGGCATCCCCGATGCCTTCCGCACCCTGGTGGTCGTACCGATGATGCTGTCGAACGCGGAAACGGTCCGCGCCGAGGTGGAAAAACTGGAGATCCGCTACCTGGCCAACAAGGAAGCCAACTTGCTCTTCAGCCTGTTCACGGATTACACCGATTCGGCCACCCCCGTTCGCGAAGACGACAGCCTGCTGCTCCGGACCGCCCGGGAATGTATGGAGGACCTCAACCGGCGTCACGGCGGCGAGCGGTTTTTCCTGTTCCACCGGGAGCGCGCCTGGAGCGAATCGGAGCAGAAATTCATCGGCTGGGAACGCAAACGGGGCAAGTTGGAGGAGTTGAACCGCCTGATCGACGGCACGCGGCCGGAAAACGCACCTTCCATGGTCTATGTGGGTGACCCGGAGCGGCTTGCGGACGTCCGCTTCATCATCACCCTGGACAGCGACACCCAGTTGCCCCACGCCACAGCCCGCAGGATGGTGGAGACCCTGGCCCACCCCCTCAATCAGCCGCGCTTCGACGGGGCCGGCAATATCATGGCCGGCTCCTACACCGTTATCCAGCCGCGGGTGAGCCCGACCCTGCCGAGCACGAGCGCCTCGGTCTTCAGTCGCCTCTTTGCCGATTCGGTCGGCATTGACCCCTATACCCAGGCGGTCTCCGACGTCTACCAGGACTTAAGCGGCGAAGGGTCGTACCACGGCAAGGGAATCTACGACGTGCGCGCCTTCAGCCGTGTGCTGTCGGGACGGTTCCCCGAGGCGCGGATCCTGAGTCACGACCTGATCGAAGGGTCGCACGTCCGGGTGGGACTGGCCAGCGACATCGAGCTCTTCGACGAATTCCCCCAGGGGTATCAGAGCTACAGCAGCCGGGCTCATCGCTGGGTTCGCGGCGACTGGCAGATCGCGGGATGGATCTTTCCGAGCGTGCCCCTCGCTCCGGGCGGCCGGGGGACCAACCCGCTTTCCCTGCTCAATCGCTGGAAGATCCTCGACAACCTCCGCCGCAGCCTGCTACCCGCCGCCAGCCTGGGGCTTTTGATCACCTCCTGGGTCATCTCCCCCCGGATCGGCGGGATCGCCAGCCTGGTAATCGGCCTGCAACTCCTTTTCCACCCCCTGGCCCAGCCCTTCACCATGGCTACCACCCTCAGGGGGCTGAAGTACTTCTCCCCCGCCAAGCTGCTGCACGACCTGCTGCGGGCGGCCGCCGACGCCGCGCTGCTGCCGCACCAGGCAGCGGTGACCCTGGACGCCATTGCTCGGGTCTGGTACCGGCGAGCAGTTTCCCGACGCAACCTGCTGGAATGGACGGCCCAGGCGACCCATTGGAGCGCCTCCCGCCGGCAACCGCTCTTTGTCGCAAGCCTCGCACTGGGGAGCCTCTTCAGCGCCGCCGTGGGGTGGGCGATCTGGCGCGTAATGCCGGCCAGCCTGTCCCAGGCCGCGCCCTGGCTTGTTTTGTGGTTTTTCTCCCCACTGCTCGGCTGGCTCCTGAACCTGCGGCCCGTTGAGCGACATCAGGCACAGCCGCTGCCGGAAACGGACCGTCGTTTCCTCCGGCAGGTCGCCCGGCGGACCTGGCATTATTTCTCGGCATTCGTCAGCGCCGACACCTCCTGGCTGCCGCCTGATAACTACCAGGTATCCCATCAGAACAGCCTGGCCATGCGGACTAGTCCGACCAACATCGGCCTCTGGCTGACCAGCGTGCTGGGAGCCCACGATTGCGGCTACCTGACCATCAACCAGGTCGTGGAAAAGCTGGCCGCAACCATGGCGACCATCCACACGCTGGAACGCCATGAGGGGCATCTCCTCAACTGGTACGATATCCAGACCCTGAGACCGCTCGAACCCCGCTACGTCTCCACGGTGGACAGCGGCAACCTGCTGGGCGCTCTGTGGGCACTGGAACAAGGGCTTAATGAGTTGCTGCACGTCCCGCTCCTGGATGGCAAGGCATTTACCGGTTTGGCCGACACCGGGGAGATCCTGAAACAAGCGGTGACTCAGGCCGGGATCGCCGGTTTTTGTCGTCAGATCCTTGAGGCGCTCTTACGAGAGTGGCACGCGCCCCCGTCCGACATCGTCGATCTGCTCCGCCTGCAACGGAGGATGCAGGTCAATGTCAGCTCTGTCGTCGCTGCCGCCGGGGTCGCATCGTGGGGCACCGAGCTTCAACTGCAGGTCTCTGCCGGGATTAGCAACAGCAACCGCTACCTCGCCTGGATCGAGATCCTGGCGGAAAAGGGCGAGGAGGATCTGGCGCCACTGGGAACGGCGGCCCTGCTCGCCATCCGCCAGGACCTGTCGAGGGCGCCGACGCTCTTCGACCTGGCCCACGACCGGATTCCGTCGATAACGATCCTTCGCGCCATCCGCGCGGGCGCTTCCCAAACTGGTTCGTCCCTTGACCCATGGATCGACCGGGTTATGGGGGCATTCGCCACGAGCCGATGGCTGGCCGGAGAGACCCTGGGCATGGTCGAGCGCTTGCTGGCCGATATCCGGGAGCTGTCGGCCGGGATGAACCTGGGATTTCTCTATGACCCCAAGCGGAAGTTGTTCACCATCGGCTACAACGTTTCCTCGGATCAACGGGACGTCTCCAGCTACGACCTCCTGGCCAGCGAGGCACGGCTGGGCAGTTTCGTCGCCATTGCCCGGGGCGATGTCCCGCTGGAACATTGGTTCTCCCTGGGCCGTCCCTACGGGGCAATCGGCCGTCAGCGGGTGCTGCTCAGCTGGACCGGGACCATGTTCGAATACCTGATGCCACTCCTGTTCCAGCGTTCCTACGTCAATTCACTCCTGGACAAGGCGGCCCGGGATGCGGTAGCGGTCCAGGTCGCCTATGGCCGTGCGCATCGGGTGCCGTGGGGCATCTCCGAGTCGGCCTTTGCCGATCTGGACAGCAACAAGACATATCAGTACAAGGCCTTCGGCGTACCGGCCCTCGGCCTGAAGCGCAGAATGGAGGAACAGATGGTCGTCGCTCCCTATGCCACCCTGCTGGCGCTGAACGTGGCGCCGGCCGAGACCGTGCGGAACCTGAAACGACTGGCCAAGCTCGGGCTTCTGGGCGAGTACGGCTATTATGAGGCCATGGATTTCAGCCGCCAGCCGCAGCGCGAGACCGGGAAGCCGTCGCTCAAACGCGGACTGATCGTGGAGGCGTACATGGCCCATCACCAGGGCATGGCGTTTTTGGCGTTGACCAACTTCCTCCAGGGCGACCCGTTCTCACGCCGTTTTCACAGCGACTCACGGGTGCGGGCCTTTGAGGCCCTGCTGCAGGAACGCATACCGACCCTGCCGCCCTTGCAGTTGATCTCGACCCGGCAGAGTGAGCCGGCGCCGACGACCCGTGACTTGGTCGCGCCAGCGGGAAACTCTTTTACGACGCCCCATACCACGACGCCCAAGAGCCTGTTGCTCAGCAACGGTCGCTATAGTGTAATGGTCACCAACAGCGGCGGCGGTTACAGCCAGTGGGGGTCACAGGAACTTACCCGCTGGCGGTCGGATCAGACCCGTGATGCCATGGGGACCTTCTGTTATATCCACGAGGCCGATCCGGGACATCTCTGGTCCAACACCTATCACCCGGTGGGCGGGAAGCCTGAAGGGTACTCGGTCGATTTCGCCCTGGACCGGGCCGTGTTCCGCCGCGTCGATGACGGCATCCACACGGAGACGGAGATCGTCGTCTCCCCGGAAGATGATCTGGAGGTGCGCCGTATCACCCTGGTAAACCGTTCCCCGCGCGTCCGCCGCCTCAACCTCACCAGCTACGTGGAACTCTCCCTGGCGCCCCACAACGCAGACCGCCAGCACCCGGCCTTCAACAAGCTATTCATCCAGACCGAAGCGCTCCCCGAGCAGCAAGTCCTCCTCGCCTACCGGCGGCCGCGCAGCGAAAACGAAGCGCCGTTGTATGTGGCCCATTGTCTGACCCTGGAACAAACCGGAGACGACGGCCAACAGGAAACGGCGTGGCAGTTCGAGACCGACCGGGGGCGATTCATCGGCCGCGGCCGGACCCTCGCCAACCCCATGGGAGCCATGCAGGAACTCGGCAACAGCCAGGGTTTCGTCCTTGATCCGATGCTCGGCCTGCGGCGGAGTATCATCCTGAAGCCGGGCCAGCGCGTCCGATTCTGCCAGGTGCTTGCTGCCGGGTCAAGCCGTGACCAAGTGCTGTTGCTAATGGATAAACACAGCGACCCCCATGCGGCCGAACGGACCATGGATTTCGCCTGGCATTCGACCCAGCAGCAGTTGCAGGTGTTGCACATCCAGGCCGACGAGGCGCGCCGTTTCCAGCAACTGGCAAGCCATCTGCTGTTTCCCAACCGCCTCCTGCGGGCACCCGTCGCACGCCTGGAAGCAAACCGCAAGGGACAGGAGGGGTTGTGGCCCTACGGTATTTCGGGCGACCTTCCCCTGACCCTGGTCACCATCGGCGAGGCGCGTGATATGGGCCTGGTCCGCCAGATGCTCCAGGCCCATACCTACTGGCGGATACACGGCTTGGCGACTGACCTGGTGATCCTCAACGAAGAGGCGGGCGGCTATGAACGGCCACTCCAGGAACGGCTGGAACAACTGATCCAGGTCCATACCCTCTCCCCGGCAACCGACCGTGCGGGCGGGATCTTCCTGAAGGGCGCGGATCAGATCCAGGAGGCGGACCTGACGCTTCTCAAGACCGTAGCCAGCGTCGTGCTGGTGGCGGCGCGGGGCACACTTCCGCAACAGTTGGGGGTCCCGGTGGAGGTTCCTGAACTGCTGCAACGACTGGCCCGGAAGCGCGCGCCCCGTGAGCCCTCGACCCCGCTTCCCTTCATGGAGTTGAGCTACTTCAACAGCCTGGGCGGGTTTACCCCGGACGGGCGCGAATACGCGATTTACCTCGGTCCGAACACCAACACCCCGGCACCTTGGGTGAACGTCATCGCAGGGCCCTCGTTCGGCACCCTGATCAGCGAGACCGGATCCGGTTTCACCTGGTTCGGCAACAGCCAGCGTAACCGCCTGACCGGCTGGTCCAACGACCCGGTGCTGGACCCGGCATCGGAGGCGCTCTATATCCGCGACGAGGAGAGCGGCATTTTCTGGACGCCCACCGCGGCGCCGGTCCGCGAAGAAGCCGCCTATCGGGCCCGGCACGGGGCCGGCTACACGGTCTTCGAGCATAACAGCAACGGAATCGAGCAGGAATTGACGGTCTTCGTGCCTGTGGATGAGCACGGCGGGGAGCCGGTCAAGCTCCAGCGCCTGCGGCTCACCAACGCCTCTCCCCGGAAGCGCCGGCTCTCCGTGACCTATTACGCGGAGTGGACCTTGGGCGAGAACCGCGAGACCTCCCAGATGCACGTAACGACGACCTGGGATGGCGAAATTCAGGCCCTACTGGCCCACAACCGCTACCACCCCGAGTACGGCGAGCGGGTCGCCTTCATGGCCATGGTTCCCCCGGTCGACTCCTACGGCGGCGACCGAAGCGCCTTCATTGGTCGTAACCGCTCACTGGCCGATCCGCTGGCCATGGAACTGACCCGGCTGTCACGCCGGACCGGTGCCGGGCTGGACCCGTGTGGAGCGCTCCGGGCGACCCTGGAACTGGCTCCGGGCGAGCAGCGCGATATTACCTGCCTGCTGGGCCAGACCGACTCCGCGTCCCATGCCCAGGACCTGGTGCTGGCCTACCGGGCGGACCGAGCCTTCGAGGACGCCTTCGACCGAACCAGGGCCTGGTGGGATAGCCTGCTCGGTACCATCGAGGTGCAGACCCCCGAGCTTGCTGCCGACCTGCTGATCAACCGCTGGCTCCAGTATCAGTCCCTGAGCTGCCGCATCTGGGGGCGTTCCGCCTTTTACCAGTCCGGCGGCGCCTTCGGTTTTCGCGACCAGTTGCAAGATGTCCTGGCGTTCCTCGTTGCCCGGCCGGAACTGGCGCGGGAGCAGATCCTGCTGGCCGCAAGCCGGCAGTTCAAGGAGGGGGACGTGCAGCATTGGTGGCATGAACCCACCGGCGCCGGAATCCGTTCGCGGATCTCCGACGACCTGCTCTGGCTCCCCTATGTGGTGGCCCGCTACGTCCAAGCCACCGGCGATGCGGCGATCCTGCTGACGGAGGTCCCCTTCCTCAACGCTCCCCTGCTGGCAGACGACCAGCACGAGCTGTTCTCTACCCCTGAGGTCACCTTCGACCGGGCCACGCTCTTTGAGCACTGCCGCCGCGCGGTCACCCACGGCCTGACGGTCGGTCCCCACGGCCTCCCCTTGATAGGAACGGGGGACTGGAACGACGGCATGAACCTGGTTGGCGCGGCCGGGAGAGGGGAGAGCGTCTGGCTCGCCTGGTTCCTGTGTGATCTGTTGCAGGGGATGGCCGAGCTGTCGGACCTCATGGAACAGCCGGAACAGGGCTTGGCCTATCGGGAGGACCGCTACGCCCTGATCCAGCGGACCGAACAGACTGGCTGGGATGGGGAGTGGTATCTGCGGGGGACCTTCGACGACGGCTCACCGCTCGGCTCCTCGGCCAACAGCGAGGCGCAAATCGATTCTCTGCCTCAATCGTGGGCATGGCTTTCCGGCGCCGCCGATTCGTCGCGCGCGGATCAGGCCCTGGAGTCGGCCTGGGACCATCTCGTCCAACAGGATGAAGGCCTGGTGCTGCTCTTCGAACCGCCCTTCGATATATCCATGCCTTCGCCCGGCTACATCAAGGGGTACCCCCCCGGCGTGCGGGAGAATGGCGGCCAGTATACCCACGCAGCCCTCTGGATGGCCATGGCCATGGCCCGCAAGGGGGATGGGGAGCGGGCGGTACAGCTCTTGCGCATGCTCAACCCGATAGAACATGCCCGGGATGCGGAAGCTGTCTGGCGCTACGGGGTCGAGCCCTACGTGGTGGCGGCCGACGTGTACCGGCTGCCCGGCCGGGTCGGACAGGGTGGCTGGTCCTGGTATACCGGCTCGGCGGCCTGGATGTATCGGGCCTGGGTAGAGGAGGTGCTGGGCTTTCAGGTGCAGGGGGATCAAATGAGGGTCAATCCAGTTATCCCGGCAACATGGCCCGGCTTCAGCCTCACGTACCGGCACCACGAAACGATTTACGCGATCCAAGTGGAGAATCCGGACGGCTGCCAGCGCGGCGTCGTCTGGGTAGAGATGGACGGCCAGCGCGTGGCTGATGGCGTGATCCCTTTAGAGCTAGGCTTGGTGAAGCATCGGGTAGTCGTTCGGATGGGAATCCCTGGGTAG